Proteins co-encoded in one Acipenser ruthenus chromosome 3, fAciRut3.2 maternal haplotype, whole genome shotgun sequence genomic window:
- the LOC117394413 gene encoding zinc fingers and homeoboxes protein 2-like yields MASRRKSTIPCMVRATEMVEQDDPDEMDVTGETMVENGSLKPLSNDDWTTGNGVQSKQKGVEQDKPAADTPQPRKPQGGYECKYCPYSTQNLNEFTEHVDLNHPNVILNPLYVCAECSFNTKKYDTLSEHNTKCHPGESNFKLKLIKRNNQTILEQTIEGANSTAGMISGENATPAISVNTMPMMKIGKPNMDTKRLPRKGDDLQNLSENLSPEMVTDPIPTINVNGTVIIPEASVPEGLTHVMPSLQRPPNYNLVPKIAVPLNTTKYNPSLDINMTLINSFNKFPYPTQAELSWLTAASKHPEEQIRVWFIAQRLKRGISWSPEEVEEARKKMFNGTIQPVTQTLTVLPAQLARNSKVTQPLIQTLPCQILGQTSLVLTQVTNGSTMTYSPITLTVADQMQPLKRPLPAPVVTPEAKRASVGHVVQSHLKTATPIMSPSMDRKKTREQISELKASFLKSQFPEDKEVYRLIEATGLSRGEIKKWFSDHRYRTQRGIVNITSESVAKDMTQRSSRPQSPCVHTAQQRLKGNTPEQLKILEANFQKTSFPTQAEVDRLMLDTSLSRNEVDNWFLERRIVRDNMEQALLSPWSSHKKEDQQQSGALNGTHRHGDQVRASPLPTVASIPLEQKTLDLLKGVFAQTRWPSPEEYDQLALKTGLARTEIVRWFMENRSALKSGSLQWMEQYEKLNGESQKDQSQTMLGSKSGHSVLQQHYQEFKELREDDLEKLVEGSKLSYQEIRDWFANKQGEDKLDRAERVGEGRRSSEEQGDWVEVTVGVDEDEDHASDCTEAGYEMVEDDSEGMTG; encoded by the coding sequence ATGGCCAGCAGAAGGAAGTCGACTATTCCATGTATGGTCCGTGCTACTGAAATGGTGGAACAGGATGACCCAGATGAGATGGATGTCACTGGAGAAACCATGGTGGAAAACGGGTCTCTGAAGCCATTGTCTAATGATGATTGGACTACAGGAAACGGTGTCCAAAGTAAGCAGAAGGGTGTAGAGCAGGACAAGCCAGCAGCAGACACTCCTCAACCACGGAAGCCACAAGGAGGCTATGAATGCAAGTATTGCCCTTACTCCACGCAGAACTTGAACGAGTTTACGGAACATGTGGACTTGAACCATCCCAACGTCATTCTCAACCCTCTGTACGTGTGTGCAGAGTGCAGCTTCAACACAAAGAAATATGACACATTGTCAGAACATAATACGAAATGTCATCCCGGGGAGAGCAATTTTAAGCTGAAGTTGATCAAACGAAACAACCAAACAATTTTGGAGCAGACCATTGAAGGAGCCAACAGTACTGCTGGTATGATCAGTGGTGAGAACGCTACTCCTGCAATCTCTGTGAATACAATGCCCATGATGAAAATAGGGAAGCCAAACATGGACACCAAACGTTTACCCAGGAAGGGGGACGACCTACAGAATCTGTCAGAGAACCTCAGTCCGGAAATGGTAACAGATCCTATTCCTACTATAAATGTCAATGGGACCGTTATAATCCCTGAAGCTTCAGTTCCAGAAGGGTTGACACACGTTATGCCATCTTTACAGCGGCCCCCCAATTACAACTTGGTACCCAAAATTGCTGTCCCCCTGAACACTACCAAATACAACCCGTCATTGGACATTAACATGACCCTCATTAATTCATTCAATAAGTTTCCCTACCCAACACAGGCAGAGCTATCCTGGCTGACAGCAGCTTCAAAACACCCTGAGGAGCAAATTAGGGTCTGGTTTATTGCCCAGCGACTAAAGCGTGGCATCAGCTGGTCTCCCGAGGAGGTGGAAGAGGCCAGGAAGAAAATGTTTAATGGTACGATCCAGCCCGTGACACAGACCTTAACAGTCTTGCCTGCGCAACTAGCCAGGAACAGTAAAGTCACGCAACCCCTTATACAGACTCTTCCCTGCCAGATCTTAGGACAGACCAGTTTGGTATTGACCCAGGTCACCAATGGATCAACCATGACTTACTCCCCCATCACACTGACCGTAGCGGACCAAATGCAGCCCCTCAAGCGGCCCTTGCCAGCGCCGGTGGTGACCCCTGAAGCAAAGCGAGCAAGTGTTGGCCATGTGGTTCAGTCACACCTAAAAACTGCTACGCCCATCATGTCTCCTTCTATGGACCGCAAGAAGACCCGGGAGCAGATCTCAGAGCTCAAGGCCAGCTTCCTCAAGAGCCAGTTTCCAGAAGACAAAGAGGTCTACAGGCTAATTGAGGCCACAGGCCTGTCAAGGGGGGAGATCAAGAAGTGGTTTAGCGACCACCGCTATCGGACTCAAAGGGGCATTGTAAACATCACCAGCGAATCTGTAGCCAAAGACATGACACAGAGGTCCAGCCGACCTCAGAGCCCTTGCGttcacacagcacagcagaggTTAAAAGGGAATACCCCGGAGCAACTAAAGATCCTGGAGGCCAACTTCCAGAAAACCAGCTTCCCAACACAGGCGGAGGTCGACCGTCTGATGTTAGACACCAGCCTGTCCAGAAATGAGGTTGACAACTGGTTTTTGGAGAGGCGAATAGTTCGAGACAACATGGAGCAAGCCCTGTTGAGTCCATGGAGTTCACATAAGAAAGAAGATCAGCAACAGTCGGGGGCACTGAATGGTACGCACAGGCACGGGGACCAGGTGAGGGCATCTCCACTACCCACAGTTGCCTCAATCCCTCTAGAACAAAAAACACTGGATCTTCTTAAAGGTGTGTTTGCACAGACTCGGTGGCCTTCTCCCGAGGAGTATGACCAATTGGCGCTTAAGACGGGACTGGCCCGCACAGAAATCGTCCGGTGGTTCATGGAAAACCGGTCGGCTCTTAAGAGCGGGAGCTTGCAGTGGATGGAGCAGTACGAGAAACTGAATGGGGAGAGCCAGAAAGACCAGAGCCAGACCATGCTGGGTTCCAAAAGTGGCCATTCTGTCCTTCAGCAGCACTACCAGGAGTTTAAGGAGTTGCGGGAGGATGACCTGGAAAAGTTGGTGGAGGGGTCCAAACTGAGCTATCAGGAGATAAGGGACTGGTTTGCCAACAAGCAGGGAGAGGACAAGCTTGACAGAGCAGAGCGCGTTGGCGAAGGCAGACGGTCAAGTGAGGAGCAGGGGGACTGGGTGGAGGTGACGGTCGGGGTGGACGAAGATGAAGACCATGCTTCTGACTGCACGGAAGCTGGGTATGAAATGGTTGAAGACGACTCGGAAGGCATGACAGGATAA